Sequence from the Gemmatimonas sp. genome:
GGGTGACGGGGCGGAGATGGCGCGGATCGAACTGATCCTCAGCTGAGACCACACCCATGGCCATTCAACGCAATCGCTGCTACAGCTGCGGCAAGGGTGTTGCCTACGGCAACAACGTCTCGCACGCCAACAACAAGACGCGCCGCACCTGGAAGCCCAACCTCCAGGTCGTGCGCACGCTCGAAGCCGGCAAGGTCATCAAGGTGAAGGTCTGCACGCGCTGCATTGCCGCCGGCAAGGTGCCGCGCGCCCCGCGCGGTCAGGTGGCCGTCGCGTAATTCACCGGTTGTTCGTCACCTCGCGGGGAGCTCGCTCAGACAGCGGGTCTCCCCGCGTTGTGTATCCAC
This genomic interval carries:
- the rpmB gene encoding 50S ribosomal protein L28; protein product: MAIQRNRCYSCGKGVAYGNNVSHANNKTRRTWKPNLQVVRTLEAGKVIKVKVCTRCIAAGKVPRAPRGQVAVA